In Dermacentor silvarum isolate Dsil-2018 chromosome 2, BIME_Dsil_1.4, whole genome shotgun sequence, the following proteins share a genomic window:
- the LOC119440972 gene encoding uncharacterized protein LOC119440972 codes for MRDNLSAVITAGKAAKLGSKILQHCMTYTVMRYGLPPNLCQRGLKAICTYIRFCFKKYAEMRAKNKKQYSEIMTDCVVKNTIMALSRFSSSYRGKDLQDAMGLLIDGRKCLLKNNLIPDTVDVALQIDLEGA; via the exons CTGTGATTACGGCAGGAAAAGCCGCAAAATTGGGATCGAAGATTTTGCAGCACTGCATGACTTACACGGTTATGCGATATGGCCTACCACCCAATTTGTGCCAACGG GGCCTAAAGGCGATATGTACCTACATACGCTTCTGCTTCAAAAAGTACGCGGAAATGAGAGCAAAG AACAAAAAACAATACAGCGAAATTATGACGGACTGTGTGGTGAAGAACACAATCATGGCACTGAGCCGATTTAGTTCA AGCTATCGAGGAAAGGACCTTCAAGATGCGATGGGTCTACTTATCGACGGGAGG AAATGCCTCCTCAAAAACAACCTGATCCCTGATACCGTTGACGTGGCCTTACA AATCGACTTGGAAGGCGCGTAG
- the LOC119440973 gene encoding cuticle protein 10.9: protein MLAQAFLISLVPVALAGGQFGFGGGFGQSFAAATQSFARQEQYYPPQPYSFGYDNADEYGTKSFHKEQGDASNTKTGAYGYSDANGIYRQVKYIADAGGFRAKIDTNEPGTEPGASADATYTGRPLPAGPQYRVIGGSSRLSAPYTSASTYGFGYGRQGPWAG from the exons ATGCTTGCTCAG GCTTTCTTGATCTCATTGGTTCCCGTGGCCCTGGCTGGCGGCCAGTTCGGCTTTGGCGGCGGGTTCGGCCAATCATTCGCTGCCGCCACGCAGTCATTCGCCCGGCAGGAGCAGTACTAC CCACCGCAGCCGTATAGCTTCGGTTACGACAACGCTGATGAGTACGGTACAAAGTCCTTCCACAAGGAGCAAGGTGACGCATCGAATACGAAGACGGGTGCCTACGGGTACTCGGACGCCAACGGCATCTACCGCCAGGTGAAGTACATCGCCGACGCCGGCGGATTCCGTGCCAAGATCGACACCAACGAGCCCGGTACCGAGCCTGGAGCCAGCGCTGACGCAACCTACACAGGGAGGCCGCTTCCTGCTGGTCCGCAATACCGTGTCATCGGTGGCTCGTCGCGCCTGTCAGCTCCCTATACAAGTGCTTCCACTTACGGTTTCGGCTATGGCCGCCAGGGTCCGTGGGCCGGCTAA